A genome region from Methanococcoides burtonii DSM 6242 includes the following:
- a CDS encoding YegP family protein: protein MSKFEIYTDKSGKYRFRLKAKNGEIVATGQGYATKAGCMNGIKSVKNNAMDAEIVEIETPSEGE, encoded by the coding sequence ATGTCAAAATTTGAAATATATACTGACAAGAGTGGAAAATACAGGTTCAGGCTCAAAGCAAAGAATGGAGAGATCGTAGCAACAGGGCAGGGCTATGCGACCAAAGCAGGCTGCATGAATGGTATAAAGTCTGTCAAGAACAATGCCATGGATGCCGAGATAGTTGAGATCGAGACACCTTCTGAAGGAGAATAA
- a CDS encoding ATP-grasp domain-containing protein — translation MKNNRTLLTLQEFVSTSMGRDLRVIIIGGRAIARMVRVAKKGDFKDKLSRGGMIRSFEMTPEIEWLATESASVFGIEIAGMGLLFDGEHFKVCEANFSPGFEGVESCCGIDIAQEMCNFIRVRLGMIPEEEEGNKENMN, via the coding sequence ATTAAAAATAATCGTACTCTTTTGACCCTACAGGAATTCGTAAGTACCAGTATGGGACGGGACCTTCGTGTCATAATTATTGGAGGACGTGCCATAGCCCGCATGGTAAGGGTAGCAAAGAAAGGAGATTTCAAAGATAAATTATCAAGAGGAGGAATGATAAGGTCCTTTGAAATGACACCTGAGATAGAATGGCTGGCTACCGAAAGTGCAAGTGTTTTCGGTATTGAGATCGCAGGAATGGGCCTGCTTTTCGATGGAGAACACTTCAAAGTATGTGAAGCGAATTTCTCGCCAGGATTTGAAGGTGTGGAAAGCTGTTGTGGCATAGATATCGCACAGGAAATGTGCAACTTCATAAGAGTGCGTCTTGGAATGATCCCGGAAGAGGAAGAAGGGAACAAAGAAAATATGAATTAA
- a CDS encoding protease inhibitor I42 family protein encodes MKRYTRMCILVLISIVAVTVAAFSMGCTDTGTTDDPLDVDDTVVSGTVFSEEANSSEISLKMGDSIVLKLNENPSTGYSWDLSLPEGIVLVKDEFVGPDEPMPGAGGVHEWTLKASSEGNYQINAIYKMSWENVTGNEDTFTMNVVVLADSLASDDTGEEYIVGTAVVDDVQIMVMESFPLQISVTAIGNLPDGCTFIDEENIETVNTGNGFDIALKTKRPKDVACTQALVPFEVNIPLDVYGLEKGVYTVNVNGVTGTFEFIIDNVME; translated from the coding sequence ATGAAACGATATACACGAATGTGCATTCTCGTACTTATTTCAATTGTGGCAGTTACAGTTGCGGCATTTTCGATGGGTTGTACGGATACTGGCACTACTGATGATCCTCTGGATGTTGATGATACGGTTGTTTCAGGAACTGTCTTTTCCGAAGAAGCGAACAGCAGTGAGATATCTCTTAAGATGGGCGACAGTATAGTTCTGAAGCTCAATGAGAATCCTTCCACAGGTTATTCGTGGGACCTTTCTCTTCCTGAAGGCATCGTGCTGGTAAAAGATGAGTTTGTAGGTCCGGATGAGCCAATGCCGGGTGCGGGTGGTGTTCACGAATGGACTCTCAAAGCTTCATCTGAGGGAAATTATCAGATAAATGCTATTTACAAGATGTCCTGGGAGAATGTGACCGGCAACGAGGATACGTTTACTATGAATGTAGTTGTCTTGGCTGACTCGCTTGCATCCGATGACACTGGTGAGGAATATATAGTTGGTACTGCTGTTGTGGATGATGTTCAAATAATGGTCATGGAATCATTCCCCCTTCAGATAAGTGTGACAGCAATCGGGAATCTGCCTGATGGTTGCACTTTCATCGATGAGGAGAACATTGAGACCGTTAATACTGGAAATGGATTTGATATCGCACTGAAGACCAAAAGACCAAAGGATGTAGCATGTACTCAGGCACTTGTTCCTTTTGAAGTAAACATTCCTCTGGATGTATATGGTCTTGAAAAGGGTGTTTATACCGTAAATGTGAACGGTGTTACTGGTACATTTGAGTTCATCATTGACAATGTAATGGAATGA
- the cofD gene encoding 2-phospho-L-lactate transferase yields MIIFSGGTGTPKLLDGLRHIVPEDELTVVVNTAEDVWVSGNLITPDIDTILYLLSGRIDRDKWWGVKDDTFQTHREMKELGHDESMMIGDLDRVTHIMRSDLLRQGLSLSESIHELLSVYGIGVNVLPMSDDSVRTIVETPSGHVHFQDFWVKQHGVPEVLSVEQEGIEEASICSLVLEALESDDEVLIGPSNPITSIGPIISLPGMSRILRKKKVVAVSPIIGNEAVSGPAGKFMTARGFDVSSRGIADCYREFLDVLVLDDRDTTSPEQFQKMGVDVVSTNTLMKSLEISKDLSKKIVSIFANI; encoded by the coding sequence ATGATAATATTTTCAGGTGGGACCGGTACTCCTAAGTTGCTCGATGGTCTAAGGCACATTGTTCCGGAAGACGAATTGACCGTTGTTGTGAACACTGCTGAAGATGTATGGGTCTCGGGAAATCTGATAACTCCTGACATTGATACTATACTCTATCTCTTGTCCGGCCGAATTGATCGGGACAAATGGTGGGGCGTCAAAGACGATACTTTCCAGACCCACAGGGAGATGAAAGAACTTGGTCATGATGAAAGTATGATGATAGGTGATCTTGATCGTGTCACTCATATTATGAGGTCGGATCTATTGAGACAGGGACTGTCTCTGTCAGAATCTATACATGAACTGCTTTCTGTATATGGGATCGGGGTAAATGTACTTCCAATGTCTGATGACTCTGTTCGTACAATAGTCGAGACGCCTTCTGGTCATGTCCATTTTCAAGATTTTTGGGTAAAACAGCACGGTGTGCCGGAAGTTCTGTCCGTCGAACAGGAAGGCATTGAAGAGGCTTCCATATGTTCGCTGGTGCTAGAAGCGCTTGAGAGCGACGATGAGGTTCTGATAGGCCCAAGCAACCCTATCACAAGCATAGGTCCAATTATTTCCCTTCCCGGTATGTCCAGAATCCTCCGTAAGAAAAAAGTGGTTGCAGTAAGTCCTATTATTGGGAATGAAGCAGTCAGTGGTCCTGCTGGTAAGTTTATGACTGCTCGAGGGTTTGATGTGTCCTCCAGGGGTATTGCTGACTGTTATCGTGAATTTCTTGATGTCCTTGTACTTGATGATCGTGATACTACTTCCCCTGAACAGTTTCAAAAAATGGGGGTAGATGTCGTTTCTACAAATACGTTGATGAAGTCTCTTGAAATAAGTAAAGATCTATCAAAAAAGATCGTCTCCATTTTCGCCAATATATAA
- a CDS encoding HD domain-containing protein has product MKVIRDPIHGYIELDELILPLIDTPQVQRLRRIKQLGLSNLVYPGANHTRFEHSLGVMHLATMLTSQIDSIENEEKEELRAAALLHDIGHGPLSHATENLIRHYTRERHEDVKSILRKGEISEILEDNGLDPMTIAAHIKGETDLGKIVNSEIDVDRMDYLVRDAHYTGVAFGLVDYVRLIHEMRFYENNLVVNAGGLKAAESLLVSRFLMHPSVYYHHVSRIAETMFTRAVKHLIDKGALDPFKLRMMEDDQLFELIRADDDYAGKIAKRLDERRLYKRALHVGHEVVGEGVMRYRGKVERVEAEIADMVGIDSQEILIDIPKRPEIAEMKALINMNGKMVRLDEASNIVATLEKAHFDNWKMGVYTIKEHRDAVGKAAREFFGAKKETTQYRFSDIEE; this is encoded by the coding sequence ATGAAGGTTATCCGGGATCCGATACACGGCTATATAGAACTGGACGAACTGATCTTGCCGCTGATAGACACTCCTCAAGTGCAGCGATTAAGAAGAATAAAGCAACTAGGACTCTCGAATCTAGTGTACCCTGGAGCGAACCACACTCGTTTTGAACATTCTTTGGGAGTCATGCACCTTGCCACCATGCTGACCTCACAGATAGACTCTATTGAAAATGAAGAGAAAGAGGAACTTCGTGCAGCCGCACTCCTTCACGACATCGGGCATGGACCCCTTTCACACGCAACTGAGAACCTTATCAGACATTATACCAGAGAACGACATGAAGATGTCAAATCGATCCTCAGGAAAGGAGAGATATCTGAGATATTGGAGGATAACGGATTAGACCCGATGACCATCGCAGCCCACATAAAAGGTGAGACAGACCTTGGGAAAATAGTCAATAGTGAGATCGATGTTGACCGCATGGACTACCTTGTAAGGGATGCACATTATACAGGAGTAGCATTTGGACTTGTAGACTATGTCCGCCTCATACATGAGATGAGGTTCTACGAAAATAATCTTGTTGTGAACGCAGGCGGTCTGAAAGCAGCAGAGTCACTACTAGTATCCCGATTTCTGATGCACCCATCTGTTTATTACCATCACGTATCAAGGATCGCTGAGACAATGTTCACACGGGCAGTGAAACATCTTATTGACAAAGGTGCCCTGGATCCTTTCAAATTAAGAATGATGGAAGATGATCAATTATTTGAACTGATAAGGGCAGATGACGATTACGCAGGAAAGATCGCCAAAAGGCTTGATGAAAGAAGGCTCTACAAACGTGCCCTTCATGTCGGTCATGAAGTGGTAGGAGAAGGAGTTATGCGGTATCGAGGAAAAGTGGAAAGGGTCGAAGCCGAAATTGCAGACATGGTGGGCATCGACAGTCAGGAGATACTCATCGATATTCCGAAAAGACCGGAAATTGCCGAAATGAAAGCATTGATCAATATGAACGGGAAAATGGTACGTCTTGATGAAGCATCCAATATCGTTGCAACCCTTGAAAAAGCACATTTTGACAATTGGAAGATGGGAGTTTATACTATAAAGGAGCACAGAGATGCAGTGGGTAAAGCTGCACGCGAGTTCTTCGGTGCTAAAAAAGAAACTACACAATACCGTTTTAGCGACATTGAGGAATGA
- a CDS encoding UbiX family flavin prenyltransferase codes for MEIVIGISGASGAQYGIRLLEVLSEMDIDTHLVLTEAAKKILKVETDYTTEDIEDMATAVYDEKDFTAPIASGSHPFEGMIIAPCSMKTLASVANGTSDNLIARAADVCLKERRKLILMTRETPLSGIHIENMLRAHNAGAILLPACPGFYNRPNAMEELIDFMAGRALDLMKIENSIYRRWK; via the coding sequence ATGGAGATAGTTATTGGGATAAGTGGAGCATCCGGCGCCCAGTATGGCATTCGGCTTCTGGAAGTCCTTTCTGAAATGGATATTGATACCCACCTGGTCCTCACAGAAGCAGCTAAGAAAATACTCAAAGTGGAAACCGACTACACCACGGAAGACATCGAGGACATGGCAACTGCAGTTTACGATGAGAAGGATTTTACAGCACCGATCGCAAGTGGCTCTCACCCGTTCGAAGGAATGATAATTGCCCCCTGCAGCATGAAAACACTGGCATCTGTGGCAAATGGAACATCTGATAACCTGATAGCACGTGCGGCAGACGTTTGTCTTAAGGAAAGGCGAAAACTGATACTGATGACACGCGAAACTCCCCTTAGCGGAATACATATAGAGAACATGCTAAGAGCACACAATGCAGGAGCAATTTTGTTGCCCGCATGCCCGGGATTCTATAACAGACCAAACGCAATGGAAGAACTTATCGATTTTATGGCAGGAAGGGCACTTGACCTAATGAAGATAGAAAATAGCATATATCGTCGCTGGAAATGA